The following nucleotide sequence is from Zingiber officinale cultivar Zhangliang chromosome 10A, Zo_v1.1, whole genome shotgun sequence.
CTAGACCACAAGAAAATGTGAAAGAACTCAACGTAAGTAGATAAATTTAACAGCAAATGCCAACaaccaataaaaaaataaattatggaGTTGACATATATAGATTAGCTACCAAAAACAAACCTTTAAACAGGAATGGCATCAGTTTTTGAAGTGTCCTCGCATCTCATCACAATTCCTTCCAGACTTGCTGGGAGCATGCACCAAGTCCACAGGCATCCAGTAGAAAAGGCCTCGGAAGGAGGAACTATCATCAAGACAGTCTCATTTTTTTGAACAACCCCCATCACACTGACAGTGTCACCTTCTTTGATAAAACTGCAAGGAAGAACAGTTAAAGGTCAGAGATGAGAGACATCAGTCAATTTGTTAATTTCTAATGCATTTCAATACTCGCTTGGAGGCGCTTCCATATCCATAACCATTTGAAAGTGGTTGAAATATGTTGCTTCTTCATTTTAGTTCTGTTGAAACTTGAAGGAACATCCATATCCCCCACAAGGCAGAAGGAATATATACGTGTATATAATTGCATAGGCTAAAATTACCTTTCTTTAAGCCGCAAAGGATGAGCACCACTTGAAAGGTTCCTTTCCCGTAACCATTTGAGAAATTCTGGAGGAGCATCCTTGTTCGAGTTAACTTCAACAACTATAGACCGATCAACGAATGGTGTCGCTCTAGCACCATAGCCAGTTTTGACCAGTGCCCTTAAACCGGATTGGAAATCAGATATATAAAAATCAACCACATGCCTCTGCAAAAGTTTCATAAATTCAATTGCAAATTATATCAAGAATGGGATAAACCAGGGAATAAGATAAAAGGGCTATTTTAAACTAATGCCAAACTGAAAAAGTACTTAGTGATATTGACAAATCTCACCTCCAATGATCTCAGTCCCCAAGTAAAACGGCGACGCTGAGAATTGGCATCCTTGGACTCCCAACCCCTGGATTCATATAGACTAGTAGATGTGTAAACACATCTAGGAACCTTATGAAATGATGACTCAAGAGGAACATTTCCGCATGTAACAACCTGCAGGAAGCTTGGAGTTTATTGATAAGAAGAAAACCTCAAATGCATATAAGATCATGAAAGCATTATTGAATGACTCATGAGCATATTTGCAAAGAATCAGCCAATATGTATTAAGAAATTGTGCCAGCTTAAATAAATcacaaagaagaaggagaatcacATGTTTTGTTGTTTTCATCAAAAACCTATTACTGATGAGGAAGCTATAGTTGCAACCAATGGGGCCCCAAGTTTCAGTAGCAGATTTAATCAAATCCTACATCCTGATTGGTCAAAGTTAACAGTTTGATACACAGGTGACAAAAAATAACTTCTATAGAGAAAGAACTACAGGGTAACACGTATCTTTAGCATGCAGTATATCATCTTAACAGATTACTTGCATATCTTTGCATCATTTATGACAGAAAATGGCTATACTAGTTACATACCCCAGAGACTTTAACATATTGCCCATCTTTTGCATTTCTTAGTTCAGCATCAGGATAGTGGGCAACAAATCCTATGATTGCCCGCTTACTAAAACAAATATTCCATATGACAAGGGAAGCAACTAATCCAAATATAACCAGAACTACAATGAGAAGAATGGCTTTGTGAACAGCTCCAAGTATGAAACCGCCTGCAATAAATGCCATCACAAACAATAAACCTACACACCATAGGAACGGTATTGGTAAGGTCCCAGTGAAAGAATAATCCCCGTCCTCGCCTAGTTTAGTGATAGCAAGGTTTTGAACACGGGAAGCGCCATGTAGTTTCAGCGACCCAGCAGATTCCAGAGGGCCAGATGCTTTTCGAG
It contains:
- the LOC122028260 gene encoding uncharacterized membrane protein At1g16860-like isoform X1, with product MGSRFPSHQLSNGLYVSGRPEPPKEKTPVMSSTAMPYTGGDIKKSGELGKMFELHVEKSRKSGPLNAPSRNTSFGSAASHSGPIITNASGWSSYSGSLSSAGPISSTSLVSGGPIMQKSNSGPLKHGDLLKKSSGLQCGGGAPMSCQNSGPLPPMLPTTGLITSGPIYSGPLNSSGAPRKASGPLESAGSLKLHGASRVQNLAITKLGEDGDYSFTGTLPIPFLWCVGLLFVMAFIAGGFILGAVHKAILLIVVLVIFGLVASLVIWNICFSKRAIIGFVAHYPDAELRNAKDGQYVKVSGVVTCGNVPLESSFHKVPRCVYTSTSLYESRGWESKDANSQRRRFTWGLRSLERHVVDFYISDFQSGLRALVKTGYGARATPFVDRSIVVEVNSNKDAPPEFLKWLRERNLSSGAHPLRLKESFIKEGDTVSVMGVVQKNETVLMIVPPSEAFSTGCLWTWCMLPASLEGIVMRCEDTSKTDAIPV
- the LOC122028260 gene encoding uncharacterized membrane protein At1g16860-like isoform X2 — its product is MSSTAMPYTGGDIKKSGELGKMFELHVEKSRKSGPLNAPSRNTSFGSAASHSGPIITNASGWSSYSGSLSSAGPISSTSLVSGGPIMQKSNSGPLKHGDLLKKSSGLQCGGGAPMSCQNSGPLPPMLPTTGLITSGPIYSGPLNSSGAPRKASGPLESAGSLKLHGASRVQNLAITKLGEDGDYSFTGTLPIPFLWCVGLLFVMAFIAGGFILGAVHKAILLIVVLVIFGLVASLVIWNICFSKRAIIGFVAHYPDAELRNAKDGQYVKVSGVVTCGNVPLESSFHKVPRCVYTSTSLYESRGWESKDANSQRRRFTWGLRSLERHVVDFYISDFQSGLRALVKTGYGARATPFVDRSIVVEVNSNKDAPPEFLKWLRERNLSSGAHPLRLKESFIKEGDTVSVMGVVQKNETVLMIVPPSEAFSTGCLWTWCMLPASLEGIVMRCEDTSKTDAIPV